The following proteins are co-located in the Sardina pilchardus chromosome 24, fSarPil1.1, whole genome shotgun sequence genome:
- the LOC134072608 gene encoding collagen alpha-1(XXVIII) chain-like, which yields MGMIGVPGPPGRGLPGSKGDTGPAGAPGPVGEQGVGIPGPKGDRGTPGLMGSPGLKGEGYPGPQGPPGLPGLPGEMGPEGKGVPGPKGDRGSHGSPGPSGPPGIGLIGEKGALGQPGPAGEAGLPGEGIQGPKGEPGFQGQPGPRGPPGDGHPGEKGDRGNPGERGRKGDRGEFGQPGQTGQVGLPGEKGEAGLSREEVIRIMREICGCGIRCRDSPLELVFVIDSSESVGPENFEVVKDFVNALIDRAAVSREATRVGVVLYSHVDLVVVSLQQNLGRTRQDHVKAAVRKMPYLGEGTFTGSALRTATQLFQVARPNVCKVALVLTDGQADRRDDVKLEDAAAQAHAAGVEVFVIGVVRRNDPLYDDFAAEMNTMASDPDHEHVYLIDDFMTLPTLESKLLSRICEHDDGSLFRPIPNFQFPNGHSPPPGKTDKPTYDSDPYRPDNDLYRPGNVPYRPDNDFYRPDPYRPESEIYRPDKQPQPPVEPERPPFPDRSPPFPDRSPPFPDRSPPFPDDADGNSLDDNEIEIGHSTSLYEEPFDPLPEFTVESPGVKVMSEVIAMVGPQTPTNWHSNLATPPVPTQPPPPPPADGFVQEVGCGQDLDPGPCRQYEVRWYYDPEANSCAQFWYGGCQGNRNRFESEDLCKKACVKT from the exons ATGGGCATGATTGGAGTTCCAGGACCACCTGGGAGAGGCTTACCTGGATCTAAG gGGGACACGGGTCCAGCAGGCGCCCCCGGGCCTGTAGGAGAGCAGGGAGTGGGGATCCCAGGacctaag GGTGACAGAGGAACTCCTGGACTAATGGGATCACCTGGACTGAAGGGAGAGGGGTATCCAggtcctcag GGCCCCCCAGGGCTGCCAGGCCTGCCAGGAGAGATGGGACCAGAGGGGAAGGGAGTCCCCGGGCCAAAG GGTGACCGAGGATCACACGGCTCTCCCGGCCCCTCAGGGCCTCCTGGGATAGGACTGATAGGAGAAAAG GGGGCGCTAGGCCAGCCAGGGCCTGCAGGTGAGGCAGGACTACCAGGAGAGGGGATTCAGGGGCCcaag GGTGAACCAGGGTTTCAGGGGCAGCCAGGACCACGGGGACCTCCAGGAGATGGGCACCCCGGAGAGAAG GGCGACAGAGGTAACCCTGGTGAGCGTGGGAGGAAAGGGGACAGAGGGGAATTCGGACAGCCGGGACAAACAGGACAAGTG GGATTAccaggagagaaaggggaggctGGATTATCA agagaagaggtgatCCGGATCATGCGGGAAATATgtg GCTGCGGTATCCGTTGCCGTGACAGCCCGCTGGAGCTGGTGTTTGTGATTGACAGCTCGGAGAGCGTGGGCCCCGAGAACTTCGAGGTGGTCAAGGACTTTGTGAACGCGCTGATCGACCGTGCGGCGGTGAGCCGCGAGGCGACGCGGGTGGGCGTGGTGCTGTACAGTCACGTGGACCTGGTGGTGGTCAGCCTGCAGCAGAACCTGGGCAGGACCCGGCAGGACCACGTCAAGGCGGCCGTCAGGAAGATGCCCTACCTGGGAGAGGGCACCTTCACGGGCAGCGCCCTGCGCACCGCCACCCAGCTCTTCCAG GTGGCGCGGCCCAACGTTTGCAAGGTGGCGCTGGTGCTGACCGACGGCCAGGCCGATCGCCGTGACGACGTGAAGCTGGAGGACGCGGCGGCGCAGGCACACGCGGCGGGCGTGGAGGTCTTCGTCATCGGCGTGGTGCGGAGGAACGACCCACTCTACGACGACTTCGCCGCAGAGATGAACACCATGGCCTCCGACCCCGACCACGAACACGTCTACCTCATCGACGACTTCATGACTCTCCCCA CTCTGGAGAGTAAGCTCCTGAGCCGGATCTGCGAGCACGACGACGGCTCTCTCTTCAGACCCATCCCGAACTTCCAATTCCCCAACGGCCACAGCCCCCCACCAGGCAAAACGGACAAACCCACCTACGACAGTGACCCTTATCGTCCTGACAATGACCTCTACAGACCTGGCAATGTCCCCTATCGTCCTGACAACGACTTCTATCGACCGGACCCCTACAGACCCGAAAGTGAGATATACCGCCCTGACAAGCAG CCACAGCCTCCAGTGGAGCCAGAGCGCCCTCCGTTCCCCGACCGCTCACCGCCATTCCCCGACCGCTCACCGCCATTCCCCGACCGCTCACCGCCATTCCCCGACGATGCCGACGGCAACTCCTTAGATGACAATGAGATCGAGATCGGCCACTCCACCTCTTTGTACGAGGAGCCGTTCGACCCGCTACCCGAGTTCACCGTGGAGTCGCCTGGGGTCAAGGTCATGTCAGAGGTCATCGCCATGGTGGGCCCCCAGACGCCCACAAACTGGCACTCAAACCTGGCGACCCCCCCTGTGCCCacacagccccccccacccccaccggcTGATGGATTTGTGCAGG AGGTCGGCTGTGGTCAGGATCTGGACCCCGGCCCGTGCCGGCAGTACGAGGTGAGATGGTACTACGACCCGGAAGCAAACTCCTGCGCCCAGTTCTGGTACGGCGGTTGCCAGGGCAACAGGAACCGCTTTGAGTCGGAGGATCTCTGCAAGAAGGCCTGCGTGAAGACGTAG
- the LOC134072609 gene encoding GTPase IMAP family member 9-like: MPLKEKREDLRIVLLGKTGVGKSAAGNTILGRDPLPEETGEGKSAAENLDKGTFESSLCAGSLTAACKKKRVHVNRRDVYVVDTPGLFDTRTNHEETEKEVRECISLSSPGPHAFLVVIQLGTFTPEEQNTVKLIKKIFGEESAKYTMVLFTHGDKLKKITIDEFVKGNEKLKDFTDQCHGGYHVFNNEDKKNRSQVTELLKKIDAMVKMNGGGYYTTELYQQVEAEIEREKAKILKQKKKERKLEEKRLEEQIKDKEELKKAKEELKQKEDENAFTLSENARLEAELNNSFTRSGVIGAISGAIAGGIAGGIGGAVVAGPVGAVVGAAGGAVVGAAGGAAVGAAAGGAAGGQQAKKDD; the protein is encoded by the coding sequence AGAAGCGTGAAGATTTGAGGATTGTGCTGCTGGGGAAGACTGGAGTGGGAAAGAGTGCTGCAGGAAACACCATACTGGGGAGGGACCCGCTGCCGGAAGAGactggagagggaaagagtgctGCAGAAAACCTGGACAAGGGCACATTTGAATCTTCTCTCTGTGCTGGCTCTCTTACAGCAGCATGTAAGAAGAAAAGAGTTCATGTAAATAGGAGAGATGTGTACGTTGTTGATACTCCAGGCCTGTTTGACACAAGAACCAATCatgaagagacagaaaaagaggtaAGAGAAtgcatctctctgtcctctccggGTCCCCATGCTTTTCTAGTCGTTATCCAGCTGGGTACATTCACACCAGAGGAGCAGAATACAGTGAAGTTGATTAAGAAAATCTTTGGTGAAGAATCAGCCAAGTACACAATGGTGCTGTTCACTCATGGAGACAAACTGAAGAAAATAACCATTGACGAATTTGTGAAAGGTAATGAAAAGCTTAAAGATTTCACTGATCAGTGCCATGGGGGATATCACGTCTTTAACAATGAGGACAAAAAGAATCGCTCTCAGGTCACAGAGCTGCTGAAGAAGATTGATGCGATGGTGAAGATGAATGGAGGAGGCTACTACACCACTGAGTTGTACCAGCAGGTTGAAGCAGAGATAGAACGAGAGAAGGCAAAGATTCTGAAACagaagaaaaaggagaggaagCTAGAAGAGAAGAGGCTGGAAGAACAGATTAAGGACAAAGAAGAGTTGAAGAAAGCTAAAGAGGAGCTAAAGCAAAAGGAAGATGAAAACGCTTTTACCCTCTCTGAAAACGCTAGACTGGAAGCTGAGTTAAATAATAGCTTTACACGTTCAGGTGTCATAGGTGCTATAAGTGGTGCTATAGCAGGTGGTATAGCAGGTGGTATAGGAGGTGCTGTCGTCGCAGGGCCAGTAGGTGCAGTAGTGGGAGCAGCAGGGGGTGCAGTAGTGGGAGCAGCAGGAGGTGCAGCagtgggagcagcagcaggaggtgcagcaggagggcaGCAAGCAAAGAAGGATGACTAA
- the LOC134072362 gene encoding GTPase IMAP family member 7-like: MKESCEPLRIVLQGRTGVGKSAAGNIILGREVFPSYLTASPLTTVCQKGRAAVNGRNVCVVDTPDLFNTDYSDDVIIEEIPKYISLSSPGPHVFLVVIQLGRFTQQEQDTVKVIKKVFGDESAKYTMVLFTHGDKLKGKPIEEFLSRNKELKEFITQCRGKYHVFNNEDPENRSQVTELLQKIDEIVEANGKGYYTTEMYQLTEVEMKEKLPIILKDIQENRKRGEEKWIKHEKLLEKAFQELRKRQEERYSPKLKLFRQTIWKCAILGGSIGAPS; the protein is encoded by the exons atgaaag AGAGCTGTGAACCTTTGAGGATTGTGCTGCAGGGGAGGACTGGAGTGGGGAAAAGTGCTGCAGGAAACATCATCCTGGGGAGAGAAGTGTTTCCATCATATCTCACCGCCTCCCCTTTGACAACGGTGTGTCAGAAGGGAAGAGCAGCAGTGAAtgggagaaatgtgtgtgttgttgatacTCCAGACCTGTTCAACACAGATTACAGTGATGACGTGATCATAGAAGAGATTCCAAAGTACATATCTCTGTCCTCTCCGGGTCCCCATGTGTTCCTGGTTGTGATCCAGCTGGGTAGATTCACACAACAGGAGCAGGATACAGTTAAGGTGATTAAGAAAGTTTTTGGTGATGAATCAGCCAAGTACACAATGGTGCTGTTCACTCATGGAGATAAACTGAAGGGGAAACCCATTGAAGAATTTCTGAGTCGGAATAAAGAACTTAAAGAGTTCATCACTCAGTGTCGTGGGAAATATCACGTGTTTAACAACGAGGACCCAGAGAATCGATCTCAGgtcacagagctgctgcagaaGATTGATGAGATTGTTGAGGCGAATGGAAAAGGGTATTACACCACTGAGATGTACCAACTGACTGAAgtagaaatgaaagaaaagctGCCAATAATTTTAAAAGACATACAagagaacaggaagagaggagaggagaaatggatTAAACATGAAAAGTTGCTGGAGAAAGCTTTTCAAGAGCTTAGAAAAAGGCAGGAGGAAAGATATTCACCAAAACTAAAGTTATTTAGACAAACTATATGGAAATGTGCCATACTAGGAGGTAGTATAGGAGCT CCGTCCTAA